In Streptomyces sp. SID8374, one genomic interval encodes:
- a CDS encoding MFS transporter, with amino-acid sequence MATQLLDRLPGLLRQATFRRFWAAQTVSFLGDQVSTIAIPLTAVLALDASAAQMGFLGALASLPNLIFSLHAGGLVDRYGQLKRMMILCDVGRALILLTVPVAYLLGTLTLTHLWIVAFATGSLAMLFNISSYSLFAAIVDRKDYVQGTSLTRGSFSFSWVAGPGFGGALVQALSAPVALLVDVVTFLGSAVLLRGVDADEPEPAKKRSKSHIRDGLRFVSTNAVLRAKFLSGGALNLFYSIYFTLFLLFIAKDLKLSPAMIGVALGLGAVGALLGSFVTGWFSRRIGLGLTFILGTLLFPGALALVPFASEDKWVAFGLVVAAEFFSGLGLMLCDITGASLQQALTPDAYRSRVQGANLGLINGVRTAGALIAGGLGTWLGLRPALWLAVIGGALSVLPLLFAPVARMRTLPEEAKVDV; translated from the coding sequence ATGGCCACTCAATTACTGGACCGTCTGCCCGGTCTGCTGCGGCAGGCCACGTTCCGCCGGTTCTGGGCTGCCCAGACGGTCTCGTTCCTCGGGGACCAGGTCAGCACGATCGCCATCCCGCTGACCGCGGTGCTCGCACTCGACGCGTCCGCGGCCCAGATGGGTTTCCTCGGCGCGCTGGCCTCGCTGCCCAACCTGATCTTCTCGCTGCACGCGGGCGGGCTGGTCGACCGGTACGGGCAGCTCAAGCGGATGATGATCCTCTGCGACGTGGGGCGCGCCCTCATCCTGCTCACCGTGCCCGTCGCCTACCTGCTGGGCACGCTGACCCTCACCCACCTGTGGATCGTCGCCTTCGCCACGGGCTCCCTGGCGATGCTGTTCAACATCTCCAGCTACAGCCTCTTCGCCGCCATCGTGGACCGGAAGGACTACGTCCAGGGCACCTCGCTGACCCGCGGCAGCTTCTCCTTCTCCTGGGTGGCGGGGCCCGGCTTCGGCGGGGCCCTCGTCCAGGCGCTGTCGGCACCGGTGGCGCTCCTGGTCGACGTGGTCACCTTCCTGGGGTCGGCGGTACTGCTGCGCGGGGTCGACGCGGACGAGCCGGAACCGGCGAAGAAGCGGTCGAAGTCCCATATCCGGGACGGGCTGCGGTTCGTCTCCACCAACGCCGTGCTGCGCGCCAAGTTCCTCTCCGGCGGCGCCCTCAACCTCTTCTACTCGATCTACTTCACCCTCTTCCTGCTGTTCATCGCCAAGGACCTGAAGCTCTCCCCCGCGATGATCGGGGTGGCCCTCGGGCTCGGCGCGGTGGGCGCTCTGCTCGGGTCGTTCGTCACCGGCTGGTTCAGCCGGCGCATCGGCCTGGGCCTGACGTTCATCCTCGGCACGCTGCTCTTCCCCGGGGCGCTGGCCCTGGTGCCGTTCGCCTCGGAGGACAAGTGGGTGGCCTTCGGCCTGGTGGTGGCGGCCGAGTTCTTCTCCGGCCTGGGCCTGATGCTCTGCGACATCACCGGTGCCTCCCTCCAGCAGGCGCTGACCCCGGACGCGTACCGCTCCCGGGTGCAGGGCGCCAACCTGGGCCTGATCAACGGTGTGCGGACGGCCGGCGCGCTCATCGCCGGCGGCCTCGGCACCTGGCTGGGGCTGCGGCCCGCGCTCTGGCTCGCCGTCATCGGGGGCGCGCTGAGCGTCCTGCCGCTGCTGTTCGCCCCGGTCGCCCGGATGCGGACGCTGCCGGAGGAGGCGAAGGTCGACGTCTGA
- a CDS encoding thioesterase: MSFLADQVIGEARRRQVRLWVDPAGSLQHAGPAEVLDARFLMLLRTQAKPIAARLGQEPAGRWFKRLAGDDTGTLLYLIPAAGAGPGAYRSWSEAAPAGLRVEAVLTPGREERFNEAPFTDVAALADRIAEQILAHTDRPFAVFGHSTGALVAREVTRRLAASTSRQRALFVAGALPPHLVGEEAAAGDEELLSYLAAWQGTPAELMADPEFLRAFLPTLRADLKVFHSSRRTEAAGEQVAVDLVALGGLQDDTAPVGHCEAWRRWAGGRFAVHMVPGGHFFPVAAAAEVTGLIAGELAAAGAPEGTEPVVRR, translated from the coding sequence ATGTCCTTCCTTGCCGACCAAGTGATCGGTGAAGCCCGGCGCCGCCAGGTGCGGCTCTGGGTCGATCCGGCGGGCAGCCTCCAGCACGCGGGGCCCGCCGAGGTGCTGGACGCCCGCTTCCTGATGCTGCTGCGCACCCAGGCGAAGCCGATCGCCGCCCGCCTGGGCCAGGAGCCCGCCGGCCGGTGGTTCAAGCGCCTCGCCGGGGACGACACCGGCACCCTGCTGTATCTGATCCCCGCCGCGGGCGCCGGGCCCGGCGCCTACCGCTCCTGGTCCGAGGCCGCCCCGGCGGGGCTGCGGGTGGAGGCCGTGCTCACCCCGGGCCGCGAAGAGCGGTTCAACGAGGCGCCGTTCACCGATGTGGCGGCGCTCGCCGACCGGATCGCCGAGCAGATCCTCGCCCACACCGACCGGCCGTTCGCCGTGTTCGGGCACAGCACCGGGGCCCTGGTGGCCCGCGAGGTCACCCGGCGGCTGGCCGCCTCCACCTCCCGGCAGCGGGCCCTGTTCGTGGCGGGGGCGCTCCCGCCGCACCTGGTGGGCGAGGAGGCGGCGGCCGGGGACGAGGAGCTGCTGTCGTACCTGGCCGCCTGGCAGGGCACCCCGGCCGAGCTGATGGCCGATCCGGAGTTCCTGCGGGCCTTCCTGCCGACGCTCCGGGCCGACCTGAAGGTGTTCCACTCGTCCCGCAGGACCGAGGCCGCCGGGGAGCAGGTGGCGGTGGACCTGGTCGCGCTCGGCGGGCTCCAGGACGACACGGCCCCCGTCGGCCACTGCGAGGCCTGGCGGCGCTGGGCCGGCGGCCGGTTCGCCGTGCACATGGTGCCGGGCGGCCACTTCTTCCCGGTCGCCGCCGCGGCCGAGGTGACGGGGCTGATCGCCGGTGAACTGGCGGCGGCCGGTGCGCCGGAGGGCACGGAGCCGGTGGTACGCCGCTGA
- a CDS encoding non-ribosomal peptide synthetase, with the protein MAIQPTLPPSPAPLPARDAPPPDWREALAGLPERTDLPGLRRAEGPGAARTVTVRTPLDARVAEGLSALAEAAGTTPGTALLAGAAGLLTLLRCGTDLPLGSAGTGTRAGVRVLRVATSTADTFHSLLAATAAQERAAAGQDGVPHEELAAAVNADRATPGLPLFQVGVAPDGTPPPGHGGALWFSLGTAPGGAGPARLRLTHSPAVLGHHDAQRLCDRLARVLARLVREPGARLDTVDCLLPGEASGLIGEGFAGAVPEGGVERWFEERVRLSGGEVAVVDGPRRLTYAEVDARANRLARALLAAGAGAERAVAVVLPRSAESVIAFLAVLKSGATYMPVDTELPPARVTMMLEDARPAVVVTDAAGARLAENAKAPPLIVDQELSACAGHAAHGLSAADLSAPVTGATPAYLLYTSGSTGRPKGVVMTREALANLMAWHLDELPGGPGRVTVQFTSVSFDISVQEMLAALLSGAALAIVPEDVRRSPQDLAPWLQEHGVTDLFAPNVVIELVCRAALEQGLTLPALAQVAQAGEALVLSDAVREFFRLRPGRRLHNHYGPTETHAVTSWAAPADVASWPAAAPPVGLPVWNTSLYVLDEALRLVPTGVAGELYVSGVCLARGYAGRPDLTADRFLPCPWGPPGSRMYRTGDLVRRRPDGAVVYLGRTDHQVKIRGVRVELGEIEAAVRQAPGVRDTVLVTAGDAAARRIDAYLVPAPDADPAALGTAVRAELRRTLPPAMVPASFTVVPVLPLNSNGKVDRAALPEPVFAGPGEQDRPRTGEEERLARIFAEVLGLPAVGVHDNLYDIGGHSLLAADLTVRVRKEFQAELSLGEVLSNPSVAELAALLTRVEPARPPVTPRTAPGDAPASFAQQSLWVLDQLEGAGPQYNEPYALRLTGRPDPAALREALADVAGRHQVLRTVLDAVDGQVRQRVLDGEAARPRLDEVAVEPRALDAAVREAARVPFDLAADLPVRATLFRLAPEDHLLLVVLHHIACDGASLRPFLRDLATAYGARTGGRAPEWAELPVQYADFAAWQRDLFEGGGPASAAGLLAGQRRYWEKHLAGLPAAIPLPLDRERPPVRTGAGGAVPITVDIPLHRAVRAYAQRSRTTTFTVVHAALAALLAERGAGEDIVVAAAVSDRGDPALDELVGFFVRTLVLRVDASGGPDFAELLDRVREADLGAFAHQDLPFEHLVELVNPVRSFSHHPLAQTMLAFQVEESEPPRLAGLSGRFEEVELGVAKFDLCFKVVERFGPGGEPAGMAGTLEYATDIFDPGTARSLAEGLVGFLRAGADGTA; encoded by the coding sequence ATGGCGATCCAGCCCACCCTGCCCCCCTCCCCGGCCCCGCTGCCGGCCCGGGACGCTCCACCGCCCGACTGGCGGGAGGCCCTGGCCGGCCTGCCGGAGCGGACCGACCTGCCGGGCCTGCGCCGGGCCGAGGGCCCCGGGGCGGCGCGGACGGTCACGGTCCGGACCCCGCTGGACGCCCGCGTCGCCGAGGGCCTGAGCGCCCTGGCCGAGGCGGCGGGCACCACCCCCGGCACGGCGCTGCTGGCCGGTGCCGCCGGGCTGCTCACCCTCCTGCGGTGCGGCACCGACCTCCCGCTGGGGAGCGCCGGGACCGGCACCCGGGCCGGCGTCCGGGTGCTGCGCGTCGCCACCTCCACGGCGGACACCTTCCACTCCCTGCTGGCGGCCACCGCCGCCCAGGAGCGGGCCGCCGCAGGCCAGGACGGGGTGCCCCACGAGGAGCTGGCCGCCGCCGTCAACGCCGACCGCGCCACCCCGGGCCTGCCCCTCTTCCAGGTCGGGGTCGCCCCGGACGGGACCCCGCCGCCCGGCCACGGCGGGGCGCTCTGGTTCTCGCTGGGTACGGCCCCGGGGGGCGCCGGACCGGCGCGGCTGCGGCTCACCCACTCCCCGGCCGTGCTCGGCCACCACGACGCCCAGCGGCTCTGCGACCGCCTCGCCCGGGTCCTGGCCCGGCTGGTGCGGGAGCCCGGAGCCCGCCTCGACACCGTCGACTGCCTGCTGCCGGGCGAGGCGTCCGGGCTGATCGGCGAGGGGTTCGCCGGGGCCGTGCCGGAGGGCGGGGTGGAGCGCTGGTTCGAGGAGCGGGTACGGCTGAGCGGCGGTGAGGTGGCCGTCGTGGACGGCCCGCGCCGGCTGACGTACGCCGAGGTCGACGCCCGCGCCAACCGGCTCGCGCGGGCGCTGCTCGCGGCGGGCGCGGGCGCCGAGCGGGCCGTCGCCGTCGTGCTGCCGCGCTCGGCGGAGTCGGTGATCGCCTTCCTCGCGGTGCTGAAGAGCGGCGCCACCTATATGCCCGTCGACACCGAACTCCCGCCCGCCCGCGTCACGATGATGCTCGAGGACGCCCGGCCCGCCGTCGTGGTCACCGACGCCGCAGGCGCCCGGCTCGCCGAGAACGCCAAGGCGCCGCCGCTGATCGTCGACCAGGAGCTCTCGGCCTGCGCCGGGCACGCGGCGCACGGCCTGTCCGCCGCCGATCTCTCCGCCCCCGTCACCGGTGCGACCCCCGCCTACCTGCTGTACACCTCCGGCTCCACCGGCCGCCCCAAGGGCGTGGTGATGACCCGGGAGGCGCTGGCCAACCTGATGGCCTGGCACCTGGACGAACTGCCCGGCGGACCGGGCCGGGTGACCGTCCAGTTCACCTCCGTCAGCTTCGACATCTCCGTGCAGGAGATGCTGGCGGCCCTGCTCTCCGGTGCGGCGCTCGCCATCGTCCCCGAGGACGTGCGCCGCAGCCCGCAGGACCTGGCGCCCTGGCTCCAGGAGCACGGGGTCACCGACCTGTTCGCCCCCAACGTGGTGATCGAGCTGGTCTGCCGCGCCGCCCTGGAACAGGGCCTCACCCTGCCCGCCCTCGCCCAGGTCGCCCAGGCCGGTGAGGCGCTCGTACTGAGCGACGCCGTACGGGAGTTCTTCCGGCTGCGCCCCGGCCGCCGGCTGCACAACCACTACGGGCCGACCGAGACGCACGCCGTCACCTCCTGGGCCGCCCCCGCCGATGTGGCCTCCTGGCCCGCCGCCGCCCCGCCGGTCGGGCTGCCGGTCTGGAACACCTCGCTGTACGTGCTGGACGAGGCGCTGCGGCTGGTCCCCACGGGGGTGGCGGGGGAGCTGTACGTCTCCGGGGTCTGCCTCGCCCGGGGCTATGCGGGCCGCCCGGACCTGACCGCCGACCGGTTCCTGCCCTGCCCGTGGGGCCCGCCCGGCTCCCGGATGTACCGCACCGGCGACCTGGTGCGCCGCCGCCCCGACGGGGCCGTCGTCTATCTGGGCCGCACCGACCACCAGGTCAAGATCCGGGGTGTACGCGTCGAACTCGGCGAGATCGAGGCGGCGGTGCGGCAGGCCCCCGGCGTCCGCGACACGGTCCTGGTCACCGCGGGGGACGCGGCCGCCCGGCGTATCGACGCCTATCTGGTGCCCGCCCCGGACGCGGACCCCGCCGCACTGGGGACCGCCGTCCGCGCGGAGCTGCGCCGCACCCTGCCGCCCGCGATGGTTCCGGCCTCCTTCACCGTGGTCCCCGTCCTCCCGCTCAACTCCAACGGCAAGGTGGACCGGGCCGCGCTGCCCGAGCCGGTGTTCGCCGGGCCCGGTGAGCAGGACCGGCCGCGCACCGGCGAGGAGGAGCGGCTCGCCCGGATCTTCGCCGAGGTGCTGGGCCTGCCCGCGGTCGGCGTCCACGACAACCTCTACGACATCGGCGGCCACTCCCTCCTCGCCGCCGACCTCACGGTGCGCGTACGCAAGGAGTTCCAGGCCGAGCTGAGCCTGGGGGAGGTGCTGAGCAACCCGTCCGTCGCCGAACTGGCCGCCCTGCTCACCCGGGTGGAGCCGGCCCGCCCGCCCGTCACCCCGCGCACCGCCCCCGGGGACGCGCCCGCCTCCTTCGCCCAGCAGAGCCTGTGGGTCCTGGACCAGCTGGAGGGTGCGGGGCCGCAGTACAACGAGCCGTACGCCCTGCGGCTGACCGGCCGCCCGGACCCCGCCGCACTGCGCGAGGCCCTGGCGGACGTGGCCGGACGCCACCAGGTGCTGCGCACGGTGCTGGACGCGGTGGACGGGCAGGTGCGCCAGCGGGTCCTGGACGGGGAGGCCGCCCGGCCCCGCCTCGACGAGGTCGCCGTGGAGCCGCGGGCCCTGGACGCGGCGGTGCGGGAGGCCGCCCGGGTCCCCTTCGACCTCGCCGCCGACCTGCCGGTGCGGGCCACCCTGTTCCGGCTGGCTCCGGAGGACCATCTGCTGCTGGTCGTCCTGCACCACATCGCCTGCGACGGCGCCTCGCTCCGCCCGTTCCTGCGCGACCTGGCCACCGCCTACGGCGCCCGCACCGGGGGGCGGGCACCCGAGTGGGCCGAACTGCCGGTGCAGTACGCCGACTTCGCCGCCTGGCAGCGCGACCTGTTCGAGGGGGGCGGGCCCGCATCCGCGGCGGGGCTGCTCGCCGGGCAGCGGCGCTACTGGGAGAAGCACCTCGCCGGTCTGCCCGCCGCCATCCCGCTGCCCCTGGACCGCGAACGGCCCCCGGTCCGCACGGGCGCGGGCGGCGCCGTCCCGATCACCGTGGACATCCCGCTCCACCGGGCCGTACGCGCCTACGCGCAGCGGAGCCGGACCACGACCTTCACGGTGGTGCACGCCGCCCTGGCCGCGCTGCTGGCCGAGCGGGGCGCGGGGGAGGACATCGTGGTCGCGGCGGCCGTCTCCGACCGGGGCGATCCGGCCCTGGACGAGCTGGTCGGCTTCTTCGTACGGACGCTGGTGCTGCGCGTGGACGCCTCGGGCGGACCGGACTTCGCGGAGCTGCTGGACCGGGTGCGGGAGGCGGACCTCGGGGCCTTCGCCCACCAGGACCTGCCCTTCGAGCACCTGGTCGAACTGGTCAACCCGGTCCGCTCGTTCAGCCACCACCCGCTCGCCCAGACCATGCTGGCCTTCCAGGTCGAGGAGAGCGAACCGCCGCGGCTGGCCGGGCTGTCGGGGCGGTTCGAGGAGGTGGAGCTGGGCGTGGCCAAGTTCGACCTCTGCTTCAAGGTGGTGGAGCGGTTCGGCCCCGGCGGTGAACCGGCCGGGATGGCGGGCACGCTGGAGTACGCCACGGACATCTTCGACCCCGGTACGGCCCGGAGCCTGGCCGAGGGGCTGGTGGGCTTCCTGCGGGCGGGGGCGGACGGGACCGCGTAA
- a CDS encoding zinc-binding dehydrogenase: protein MSGEARAVVLTEFGRPLELWKLPVPAAPEGGMVVASRYGGVCGTDLHLAQGHLEVPTPLVLGHEGLGTVHELDPRAATDVNGTPLEVGDQVMWASSIACGACVPCRIHREPTLCENRRTYGVNRPTDQEPGLSGSWGEYICLRAGTTVVKVPDGVDPVAAMAFACAGPTMVHALYERRPVRVGESVVVQGSGPVGLAAAALAQLSGAARVILVGGPEQRLRAAAESGIADHHLDIVGADDPDAVLAEVLALTGGRGADLVIEATGVPAAIDQGLRLARRGGSYLVVGQYTDSGDTTINPHRIVHRQLDVVGSWAFTGAHLVQYVGLLPALVARFDLARLVTTYPLEENARALADVAAGAVMKAVLVS, encoded by the coding sequence GTGAGCGGCGAGGCGCGCGCGGTCGTCCTGACGGAGTTCGGCCGGCCCCTGGAGCTGTGGAAGCTGCCCGTCCCCGCCGCGCCCGAGGGCGGGATGGTCGTGGCATCCCGGTACGGCGGGGTCTGCGGCACCGATCTCCACCTGGCCCAGGGCCACCTGGAGGTGCCCACCCCGCTGGTCCTCGGTCATGAGGGGCTCGGCACGGTCCACGAACTGGACCCCCGGGCGGCCACCGACGTCAACGGCACCCCGCTCGAAGTCGGCGACCAGGTCATGTGGGCCTCGTCCATCGCCTGCGGCGCCTGCGTACCCTGCCGCATCCACCGCGAGCCCACGCTCTGCGAGAACCGCCGCACCTACGGGGTCAACCGCCCCACGGACCAGGAGCCGGGCCTCTCGGGCTCCTGGGGGGAGTACATCTGCCTGCGCGCCGGTACGACGGTGGTCAAGGTCCCCGACGGGGTCGACCCCGTCGCCGCGATGGCCTTCGCCTGCGCCGGACCCACCATGGTCCACGCCCTGTACGAGCGCCGTCCCGTCCGGGTCGGCGAGAGCGTCGTGGTCCAGGGCAGCGGCCCGGTCGGACTGGCCGCCGCCGCCCTCGCCCAGCTCTCCGGCGCCGCACGGGTGATCCTCGTCGGCGGACCGGAGCAGCGGCTGCGCGCCGCGGCGGAGAGCGGCATCGCCGACCACCACCTCGACATCGTCGGCGCGGACGACCCCGACGCCGTACTCGCCGAGGTCCTCGCCCTGACCGGAGGCCGCGGCGCGGACCTGGTCATCGAGGCGACCGGGGTGCCCGCCGCCATCGACCAGGGGCTGCGCCTCGCCCGGCGCGGCGGCTCGTACCTGGTGGTCGGCCAGTACACCGACAGCGGTGACACGACGATCAACCCGCACCGGATCGTCCACCGGCAGCTGGACGTCGTCGGCTCCTGGGCCTTCACCGGGGCGCACCTGGTGCAGTACGTCGGCCTGCTGCCCGCCCTGGTGGCCCGGTTCGACCTGGCGCGGCTGGTGACCACCTACCCGCTGGAGGAGAACGCCCGGGCGCTGGCGGACGTCGCCGCCGGGGCCGTCATGAAGGCCGTACTCGTCAGCTGA
- a CDS encoding phytanoyl-CoA dioxygenase family protein yields the protein MQLSQEQVRHFRTHGYLILDQLFSPEEAVAFQEAFRRDSRIPGEHRVLEQDGEDVRAVYASHVRQSEFAGLIRSPRVLGPVRQLLDSEAYIYQFKINSKAPFAGAGWSWHQDFAAWQMADNLAAPRLVNVGVFLDDVTEFNGPVIFCPGSHRDGLVKKGRTAASAASDQHVDPEDISLTATDMTALVDRHGLVSAKGPAGSVVLFDPEIVHGSASNMAPFPRRLLIVTYNDVTNVPVPLGEPRPAYVVGRDTAPLEMSGQETATTMEVLV from the coding sequence ATGCAGCTCAGCCAAGAGCAGGTGCGGCACTTCCGGACCCACGGCTATCTGATACTCGACCAGCTGTTCAGCCCCGAGGAGGCGGTGGCCTTCCAGGAGGCGTTCCGGCGCGACTCCCGGATACCGGGCGAGCACCGGGTCCTGGAGCAGGACGGCGAGGACGTCCGGGCCGTCTACGCCTCCCATGTACGCCAGAGCGAGTTCGCCGGCCTGATCCGCTCCCCGCGGGTGCTCGGACCGGTGCGCCAGCTCCTCGACAGCGAGGCGTACATCTACCAGTTCAAGATCAACTCCAAGGCGCCCTTCGCCGGGGCCGGCTGGTCCTGGCACCAGGACTTCGCGGCCTGGCAGATGGCCGACAACCTGGCGGCGCCCCGGCTGGTGAACGTCGGCGTCTTCCTCGACGACGTCACCGAGTTCAACGGGCCGGTCATCTTCTGCCCCGGCTCCCACCGCGACGGGCTGGTCAAGAAGGGCCGCACCGCCGCTTCCGCCGCCTCCGACCAGCACGTCGACCCCGAGGACATCTCCCTCACCGCCACCGACATGACCGCCCTGGTCGACCGGCACGGCCTGGTCAGCGCCAAGGGCCCGGCCGGCTCCGTGGTCCTCTTCGACCCCGAGATCGTGCACGGCTCCGCCTCCAACATGGCCCCCTTCCCGCGCCGGCTGCTCATCGTGACGTACAACGACGTCACCAATGTGCCCGTGCCGCTGGGCGAGCCCCGGCCCGCGTACGTGGTCGGGCGGGACACCGCCCCCCTGGAGATGTCCGGCCAGGAGACCGCCACGACGATGGAGGTGCTGGTGTGA
- a CDS encoding putative 2OG-Fe(II) oxygenase: MPETVVDQDISSNDSPIFTLFDSETADELTRDHILRLAVGVLGAVRIRGFSTPEECAAIMEGLDRREFGEYDQNLIFPPIAKIGPAAYDYYGAHTLTDAYWEDADEARRLRSKLYGGNDPMDVAVARVARGWGGEVEPARSRGREMFAGMIREIANGAKLHFDEIVREFPGIVDETPASFLTLNWYLSMPEEGGETRVYRRRWRPADEIHRDGYGYDEKVVEDEPVAVASPQTGDVVIFDSRNLHAVNAIGGEGRRVSLSFFLGVTGRGPLQIWS, encoded by the coding sequence ATGCCTGAGACGGTGGTTGACCAGGACATCAGCTCCAACGACTCGCCGATCTTCACCCTGTTCGACTCCGAGACGGCCGACGAGCTGACCCGCGACCACATCCTGCGGCTGGCGGTCGGCGTCCTGGGGGCCGTACGCATCCGGGGCTTCTCCACGCCCGAGGAGTGCGCGGCCATCATGGAGGGCCTGGACCGGCGGGAGTTCGGGGAGTACGACCAGAACCTGATCTTCCCGCCGATCGCCAAGATCGGCCCGGCCGCGTACGACTACTACGGCGCCCACACGCTGACCGACGCCTACTGGGAGGACGCCGACGAGGCCCGGCGGCTGCGGAGCAAGCTGTACGGCGGCAACGACCCGATGGACGTGGCCGTGGCCCGGGTCGCCCGGGGCTGGGGCGGTGAGGTGGAGCCCGCCAGGTCGCGGGGGCGCGAGATGTTCGCGGGCATGATCCGCGAGATCGCCAACGGGGCCAAGCTCCACTTCGACGAGATCGTCCGGGAGTTCCCCGGCATCGTGGACGAGACCCCGGCCAGCTTCCTCACCCTGAACTGGTACCTCTCCATGCCCGAGGAGGGCGGCGAGACCCGGGTGTACCGGCGCCGCTGGCGGCCCGCCGACGAGATCCACCGCGACGGTTACGGGTACGACGAGAAGGTCGTCGAGGACGAGCCGGTCGCGGTCGCGAGTCCGCAGACCGGTGACGTCGTGATCTTCGACTCCCGCAACCTCCACGCCGTCAACGCGATCGGCGGCGAGGGGCGGCGGGTCAGCCTCTCCTTCTTCCTGGGAGTGACCGGCCGCGGCCCGCTCCAGATCTGGTCCTGA
- a CDS encoding MbtH family NRPS accessory protein, which translates to MSDTTRTAQERYLVVRNHEEQYSLWRADRELPLGWDPVGEPGSREACLERIEELWTDMRPLSLRTFMEEQQHA; encoded by the coding sequence ATGAGTGACACCACCCGGACCGCACAGGAGCGCTACCTCGTGGTCCGCAACCACGAGGAGCAGTATTCGCTCTGGCGTGCCGACCGTGAACTGCCCCTGGGCTGGGACCCGGTGGGAGAGCCCGGCTCCCGGGAGGCGTGCCTGGAGCGGATCGAGGAGCTGTGGACCGATATGCGGCCGCTCAGCCTGCGGACGTTCATGGAGGAGCAGCAGCATGCCTGA